From one Malus sylvestris chromosome 1, drMalSylv7.2, whole genome shotgun sequence genomic stretch:
- the LOC126622834 gene encoding 60S acidic ribosomal protein P1-like, translating to MAFSELACSYAALILHDDGIPITSEKIATLVKAANITVESYWPGLFAKLAEKKNIDDLILNVGAGGGGAAVAVAAPGGGAAAPAAAAPAAEEKKEEPKEESDDDMGFSLFD from the exons ATGGCGTTTTCAGAGCTTGCGTGCAGCTACGCCGCCCTCATCCTCCACGACGATGGCATCCCCATCACC TCCGAGAAGATTGCAACATTGGTGAAAGCTGCTAATATCACTGTTGAGTCTTACTGGCCCGGCTTGTTCGCCAAGCTTGCCGAGAAGAAGAACATTGATGACCTCATCCTGAATGTTGGTGCTGGTGGCGGCGGTGCTGCTGTTGCCGTTGCTGCCCCAGGAGGCGGTGCTGCTGCCCCAGCTGCTGCTGCTCCTGCAGCGGAGGAGAAGAAG GAAGAACCCAAGGAAGAGAGCGATGACGATATGGGATTCAGCTTGTTCGATTAG